A single region of the Fusarium fujikuroi IMI 58289 draft genome, chromosome FFUJ_chr05 genome encodes:
- a CDS encoding related to translation initiation factor eIF-4B yields the protein MSSPKKKEQQKMSLGDFLADSFGGGSSWADEVEETSYVTGTQALPPSDRPRYNNNAASSWQDRGFSVREAAPQTLPDKPPYTAHLGNLSYDVTNDAVGEYLADCGVINVRLIEDRELQRPKGFGYVEFETLDGLKKALTFDGENFNGRMIKIKVADPPRGGDPGRGDSIREMGNWDRKGPLPDAPSRGGARDFGDRERRPRDPAFESRPQREFTWERHGPLAPLSPQEGSGSRDGSHPRASPDVLGDRSESYRGNRRDSPAWGEAREGGSRPRPERPERPERTATAAEKDMQWRERMRPDAAKAASPDGSAPPSPALSNAAPAQGGRPRLNLQKRTVSEAPDASSASQGSDAKASPFGAARPIDTAAREKEIEVKRLQAIQEKKEADEKAKEERKLAKEAAAKAEAEAAEAAEAAQAAEAKEAKEAAEATPEATEPKAEAAEGANGEQKVPIRNREPREGAPKSRATEASSWRSASNDQRGPRGGAGPRGGRGGRGGIREARAGPLRSNGSAAQQPASTDAEPATPTADDDGWTTVPNKKGRQGRAMAP from the exons ATGTCTT CTcctaagaagaaggaacagCAGAAGATGTCCCTTGGGGACTTTCTGGCTGACA GTTTTGGTGGAGGCTCATCTTGGGCTGATGAGGTAGAGGAAACCTCTTACG TCACTG GCACTCAGGCTCTGCCCCCTTCCGACCGCCCTCGGTATAACAACAACGCTGCTTCCAGCTGGCAGGACCGGG GTTTCTCCGTTCGCGAAGCTGCCCCTCAAACCCTTCCCGACAAGCCTCCTTATACCGCTCACTTGGGCAACCTTTCCTACGATGTTACCAACGATGCCGTGGGTGAATATCTCGCTGACTGCGGTGTGATCAACGTCCGCCTTATCGAGGACCGTGAGCTGCAGCGCCCCAAAGGTTTCGGTTATGTCGAATTCGAGACTCTGGATGGCCTCAAGAAGGCTCTTACCTTTGACGGCGAGAACTTTAACGGCCGAatgatcaagatcaaggtcgcCGATCCTC CTCGTGGCGGTGATCCTGGCCGAGGTGACTCTATCCGTGAGATGGGTAACTGGGACCGCAAGGGACCTCTGCCCGATGCCCCTTCAAGGGGTGGTGCTCGTGATTTCGGTGACCGTGAGCGACGACCTCGTGATCCTGCTTTCGAGTCTCGTCCCCAACGTGAGTTCACTTGGGAGCGACATGGACCCCTGgctcctctctctcctcaagaGGGTTCCGGATCCCGAGACGGAAGTCACCCCCGTGCTTCTCCCGATGTGCTTGGTGACCGTAGTGAGTCTTACCGAGGAAACCGCCGGGACTCTCCTGCTTGGGGCGAGGCTCGCGAAGGTGgttctcgtcctcgtcctgaACGCCCTGAGCGACCTGAGCGAACTgccactgctgctgagaaggacatGCAGTGGCGCGAGAGAATGCGCCCCGATGCTGCTAAGGCTGCCTCCCCCGACGGTAGCGCACCCCCATCTCCCGCCCTTTCTAACGCCGCACCTGCCCAAGGCGGTCGTCCTCGCTTGAACCTCCAGAAGCGAACCGTCTCCGAGGCCCCCGATGCTTCATCAGCATCCCAGGGCTCTGATGCTAAGGCTAGCCCCTTCGGCGCCGCTCGTCCTATCGATACCGCAGCAagggagaaggagattgaggtcAAGCGCCTGCAGGCTattcaagagaagaaggaggccgatgagaaggccaaggaggagcGAAAATTGGCAAAggaggctgctgccaaggctgaggctgaggctgctgaagccGCTGAAGCTGCCCAGGCTGCCGAGGCGAAAGAGGCGAAAGAGGCCGCTGAGGCCACCCCTGAGGCAACAGAAcccaaggctgaagctgctgaggGCGCCAATGGCGAGCAAAAGGTTCCTATCCGAAACCGCGAGCCCCGAGAGGGTGCTCCCAAGTCAAGAGCAACCGAAGCTTCAAGCTGGCGCTCTGCCTCAAACGATCAGCGAGGACCCCGTGGAGGAGCTGGACCTCGAGGCGGTCGCGGTGGCCGTGGCGGCATTCGGGAGGCACGGGCTGGACCTCTCCGCTCCAACGGATCGGCTGCTCAACAACCCGCGTCTACTGATGCCGAGCCTGCTACACCCACAGCTGACGACGACGGTTGGACTACAGTGCCCAACAAGAAAGGTCGCCAGGGACGTGCGATGGCACCCTAG
- a CDS encoding probable eukaryotic translation initiation factor 3 subunit 6 interacting protein: protein MATYQNGVAPARAIDDDSDVEEEALVAEYKEHVQYEDGDDLSRTTSLNLTAQTDDIQARLVQAAQPLDFQAPLEAKFQSYDAYCSLFHFILNSEGPVDLEPPSYYWAWDVIDEFIYQFNSFSSYRMRIARQTTNEEERQALRENPNTWGCYSVLNVLYSLIQRSQITEQLAAMKRNEDPLAVAGEYGSKNLYKMLGYFSIIGLLRVHCLLGDFSLALKTLDDIELNKKAMFARVMAAHFTTYYYVGFSYMMQHRYADAIRMFSHILIYVSRTKNFQKSAQYDSITKKNEQMYALIAICVAFQPTRLDDTIHSALREKYGDQLLKLQRGGPESLPIFEELFRAACPKFISPVPPDFENPEANIDPVEHHLAVFMDEVKTNMWSPTIKSYLRLYTTMDLNKLAGFLEVKPEELRSWLLVTKQRTKQLRWQDQGLLEGELVNVSDLDYALQGDLIHISEAKVGRKLVDWYLRNLSRTYN, encoded by the exons ATGGCTACTTACCAAAACGGCGTGGCTCCGGCCCGTGCCATCGATGACGACAGcgatgtcgaggaggaggctctGGTGGCCGAGTACAAGGAGCATGTTCAGTatgaggatggtgatgatctCAGCCGCACCACTTCTTTGAACCTCACCGCGCAGACCGACGATATCCAGGCTCGACTTGTGCAGGCCGCCCAGCCCCTCGATTTCCAGGCGCCTCTCGAGGCCAAGTTCCAGAGCTACGATGCTTACTGCAGCTTGTTTCATTTTATCTTGAACTCCGAGGGCCCCGTCGATCTCGAGCCCCCTTCT TACTACTGGGCTTGGGATGTTATCGATGAGTTCATTTACCAGTTCAACTCTTTCTCCTCGTACCGTATGCGAATTGCCCGGCAAACAACCAACGAGGAGGAGCGCCAGGCTCTCCGCGAGAACCCCAACACCTGGGGCTGCTACAGTGTTCTCAACGTCCTGTACTCCCTCATTCAGCGATCCCAGATCACCGAGCAGCTCGCAGCCATGAAACGTAACGAGGATCCTCTGGCCGTTGCCGGTGAATATGGTTCAAAGAATCTCTATAAGATGTTGGGTTACTTCTCCATTATTGGTCTTCTCCGAGTCCACTGTCTCCTCGGAGATTTCAGCCTGGctctcaagacccttgatgatatcgagctcaacaagaaggccATGTTCGCCCGCGTCATGGCTGCTCACTTCACTACCTACTACTATGTGGGTTTCTCCTACATGATGCAGCACCGCTACGCCGATGCCATCCGCATGTTCAGCCACATCCTCATCTACGTCTCGAGGACCAAGAACTTCCAGAAGAGCGCTCAATACGACTCTATCACTAAGAAGAACGAGCAGATGTACGCTCTTATTGCCATCTGCGTCGCTTTCCAGCCCACTCGTCTGGACGACACCATCCACAGCGCCCTCCGTGAGAAGTATGGCGAtcagctcctcaagctccagCGTGGTGGCCCCGAGTCTCTCCCCATCTTCGAGGAGCTCTTCCGCGCAGCGTGCCCCAAGTTCATCTCCCCGGTTCCTCCGGACTTTGAGAACCCCGAGGCCAACATCGACCCCGTCGAGCACCACCTCGCCGTCTTCATGGACGAGGTCAAGACCAACATGTGGAGCCCCACCATCAAGTCTTACCTCCGCCTCTACACCACCATGGATCTTAACAAGCTCGCTGGTTTCCTTGAGGTGAAGCCCGAGGAGCTTCGATCATGGCTCCTGGTTACCAAGCAGCGAACTAAGCAATTGCGATGGCAGGACCAGGGTCTGCTTGAGGGTGAGCTCGTCAACGTCAGCGACCTTGACTATGCTCTCCAAGGC GACCTCATTCACATCTCTGAGGCTAAGGTGGGACGAAAGCTTGTGGACTGGTATCTCCGAAACCTGTCCCGCACCTATAACTGA
- a CDS encoding probable translation elongation factor eEF4: MPVVTPDKLASLQRQSSDIRNICILAHVDHGKTSLTDALLATNGIISPKLAGKIRYLDSRPDEQIRGITMESSAISLYFAMRRKAAPDAEPEDKEYLVNLIDSPGHIDFSSEVSTASRLCDGAVVLVDAVEGVCSQTVTVLRQTWTEKLKPLLVINKIDRLVTELKMTPGEAYIHLNKLLEQVNAVLGSFFQGERMEEDLNWRERMEERVNAATAAKESAIADQVSDTGEVQFEERDDEDIYFAPEKNNVIFSSAIDGWAFTCRQFAAMYEKKLGIKRGIMEKVLWGNFYLDPKTKKILGPKHLKGRNLKPLFVQLVLEPVWTVYQATVGGDNGQGDRDLLEKVTKSLGIKITPHMLKSRDQKLLMTTIFANWLPLSTALLVSVIESLPSPPAAQAARLPELIEESPGSEHIDQTIKDAMISFKHEKSDPVVAYVSKMVSIPESELPENKRRAGTQMSGEEARELARKKRAEAARAQAAAGENGVDSMADSMDAINLDDYAPELEEKKVDPEHLIGFARIYSGTLSVGDKLYVIPPKWSPAEPNADPEPQEVTVTALYMLMGRNLEALDSVPAGCVFGIGGLEGKILKSGTLCSHRDGAVNLAGVTMLGKPIVRVALEPVNPSDLDKMIHGLKLLVQSDPCAEYELLDSGEHVLLTAGELHLERCLTDLKERFALCDIQPGAPIVPYRETIVRAEEMRPPANKDLGRGAVVATTSSKQVTISLRVQPMPENVTDFLVKNGDAVKRVYDRGAKKDDEDEEIVAEADVAAGNTLSVEDFKKQLKEKLESGKGRDIWKDSIDKIVAFGPRRTGPNLLIDATADGTFSKAFATEKTVETAPRADESLHPSHLTDKISYAFQLATAQGPLCSEPLQGVAVFIEDVTLNLAEDDSSVRDKLGRLTGEIIRTFQSSLRAGFMDWSPRLMLAMYSVEIQASTEVLGRVYDVLTRRRGRVNAELMKEGTPFFTIQALVPVAESFGFADEMRKRTSGAAQPQLIFAGFEILDEDPFWVPFTEDDLEDLGELADKENVAKRYMDGVRRKKGLLVEGRNVATDAEKQKTLKR, encoded by the exons ATGCCTGTCGTCACTCCAGATAAGCTGGCAAGTCTGCAAAGACAGTCCAGTGATATTCGAAAT ATTTGCATTTTGGCCCACGTTGACCATGGCAAAACTTCACTTACGGATGCCCTCCTTGCCACAAATGGTATCATCTCACCAAAGCTGGCGGGCAAGATCCGATATCTTGACTCTAGACCTGATGAACAGATCCGAGGAATCACAATGGAGTCATCAGCCATCTCACTCTACTTCGCCATGCGTCGGAAAGCAGCCCCCGATGCTGAGCCCGAGGACAAGGAGTACCTCGTCAACCTGATCGATTCACCTGGTCATATCGATTTCAGCTCAGAagtctcaacagcctcaaggttGTGTGACGGAGCTGTtgtgcttgttgatgctgtcgaGGGAGTCTGCAGTCAAACAGTCACTGTTCTTCGTCAAACATGGACAGAGAAACTAAAGCCCCTGCTCGTCATTAACAAGATCGATCGACTTGTGACAGAACTCAAAATGACACCAGGAGAAGCATATATCCACTTGAATAAGTTATTAGAACAGGTAAACGCTGTGCTAGGAAGTTTCTTTCAGGGCGAGCGTATGGAGGAGGACCTCAACTGGAGGGAAAGAATGGAAGAGCGAGTCAATGCAGCCACAGCAGCCAAGGAATCAGCAATTGCCGATCAAGTCAGTGATACCGGCGAGGTACAATTCGAGGAGAGAGACGACGAAGATATCTACTTTGCCCCCGAGAAGAACAACGTTATTTTCAGCAGCGCCATTGATGGATGGGCTTTCACTTGCCGACAATTCGCTGCCATgtacgagaagaagctgggcaTTAAGCGAGGAATCATGGAAAAGGTTCTATGGGGCAATTTCTACCTGGATcccaagacgaagaagatcttGGGCCCCAAGCACCTTAAGGGAAGAAATCTGAAGCCATTATTTGTGCAATTGGTATTGGAGCCAGTATGGACTGTCTACCAGGCGACAGTGGGAGGTGACAACGGGCAGGGTGATCGAGATCTGCTGGAAAAGGTCACCAAGTCCCTCGGAATCAAGATCACCCCTCACATGCTCAAGTCGCGAGACCAGAAGCTTCTTATGACGACAATTTTCGCAAACTGGCTTCCCTTGTCGACAGCACTACTGGTGTCCGTCATTGAATCGTTGCCTTCGCCCCCGGCCGCTCAGGCTGCACGACTTCCCGAGCTGATCGAAGAATCCCCAGGATCTGAGCACATCGACCAGACTATCAAGGACGCCATGATCTCTTTCAAGCATGAAAAGTCTGACCCCGTGGTTGCCTATGTCAGTAAAATGGTTTCTATTCCTGAGAGTGAGCTTCCCGAAAACAAGCGACGTGCTGGAACCCAAATGAGTGGCGAAGAGGCTCGAGAGCTTGCACGCAAGAAGCGAGCTGAAGCCGCTCGAGCCCAAGCTGCGGCTGGTGAGAACGGCGTTGATAGCATGGCGGACTCGATGGATGCCATCAACCTTGATGATTACGCCCCTgagttggaagagaagaaggttgatcCTGAGCACCTTATCGGCTTCGCTCGTATTTACTCTGGGACTCTTTCAGTCGGCGACAAGCTCTACGTCATTCCTCCAAAATGGTCACCTGCTGAGCCGAACGCCGACCCTGAGCCTCAAGAAGTCACAGTTACTGCGCTCTACATGCTCATGGGACGAAACCTCGAGGCTCTCGATTCAGTTCCTGCCGGCTGTGTCTTTGGCATTGGTGGTCTGGAGGGCAAAATTCTCAAATCCGGTACCTTGTGCAGTCACCGTGACGGCGCCGTCAACCTCGCGGGTGTCACCATGCTAGGCAAGCCCATCGTTCGTGTTGCACTGGAACCTGTGAACCCCTCCGATCTTGACAAGATGATCCATggcctcaagcttctcgttCAGAGCGACCCTTGTGCTGAGTATGAGCTTCTAGACAGTGGTGAGCATGTGTTGTTGACTGCAGGTGAGCTGCATCTTGAGCGATGCTTGACTGATCTCAAGGAGCGATTTGCTCTGTGCGATATTCAACCTGGTGCTCCTATTGTTCCCTACCGAGAGACAATTGTCCGAGCTGAAGAGATGCGACCTCCCGCAAACAAGGACCTCGGTCGTGGTGCGGTTGTAGCtacaacaagctcaaagcaAGTGACTATTTCGCTCCGTGTGCAGCCAATGCCCGAAAATGTAACAGACTTTTTGGTCAAGAATGGCGACGCTGTTAAGCGAGTCTACGACCGTGGAgcgaagaaggatgatgaggacgaagaaaTAGTGGCTGAAGCTGATGTTGCAGCTGGAAACACTCTATCCGTGGAAGACTTTAAGAAGCAACTtaaggagaagcttgaaagTGGAAAGGGCAGAGATATCTGGAAGGACTCTATTGATAAGATTGTGGCTTTCGGACCTCGACGTACCGGACCAAACCTCCTTATCGATGCTACTGCAGATGGTACCTTCTCCAAGGCTTTTGCTACTGAAAAGACTGTGGAGACTGCACCTCGTGCTGATGAGTCTCTTCACCCTAGCCATCTTACCGACAAGATCTCATACGCCTTCCAACTTGCTACGGCTCAGGGTCCTCTGTGCAGCGAGCCACTTCAGGGCGTTGCAGTCTTTATCGAGGATGTCACCCTGAACCTCGCCGAGGACGACTCCTCTGTACGCGACAAACTTGGCCGTCTCACTGGTGAGATCATCAGAACCTTCCAATCTTCTCTTCGCGCAGGTTTCATGGACTGGTCCCCCCGTCTCATGCTTGCCATGTACAGTGTCGAGATTCAAGCATCTACAGAAGTCCTCGGCCGTGTATACGATGTTCTTACCCGTCGTCGCGGTCGTGTCAATGCCGAACTCATGAAAGAGGGTACACCATTCTTCACAATTCAAGCACTGGTTCCCGTAGCGGAGAGTTTCGGTTTTGCCGACGAGATGCGTAAGCGTACCAGTGGTGCGGCCCAGCCACAGCTGATCTTTGCTGGCTTTGAGATTCTGGATGAGGATCCTTTCTGGGTACCTTTCACAGAAGATGACCTCGAGGACCTTGGTGAGTTGGCTGACAAGGAGAACGTGGCGAAGCGATATATGGATGGAgtgaggagaaagaagggaTTGCTTGTCGAAGGAAGAAATGTTGCCACAGACgcagagaagcaaaagacacTAAAGAGGTAG
- a CDS encoding related to Autophagy protein 16 produces MPNWRDQYLSSIKDVELSNPVNMELVQACSQMADRISALESEKNGLESLVASSGTPTAQPTESSTNDPGVAQLKQDLAEALRSKGVTEKRLRTSEEELMQLRAKHKADTKSIRDLMADRNSLTTKLKDREHELREKRKLLEQVQDEMIAMDLQMSMAEKERDKVKKENKELVDRWMKRMAQEADAMNLANEPIFEKGR; encoded by the exons ATGCCAAACTGGCGTGACCAGTATCTCTCATCCATTAAGGATGTAGAGCTCAGTAATCCCGTCAACATGGAGCTTGTTCAGGCTT GCTCGCAGATGGCAGATCGCATATCTGCTCTTGAGTCCGAGAAGAATGGGCTAGAATCGCTGGTCGCAAGTAGTGGGACACCAACTGCGCAACCCACCGAATCCTCAACAAACGATCCTGGTGTTGCACAACTAAAACAGGATCTCGCCGAAGCCCTTCGATCAAAGGGTGTTACCGAAAAGCGATTACGCACGAGTGAGGAAGAGTTGATGCAGCTACGCGCAAAGCACAAGGCAGATACGAAATCAATTCGGGACCTCATGGCCGATAGAAATAGCCTTACCACCAAACTAAAGGATCGAGAACACGAGTTGAGGGAAAagcgcaagcttcttgag CAAGtacaagatgagatgattgcGATGGATCTACAAATGTCCATGGCCGAAAAGGAAAGAGATAAggtgaagaaagagaacaaagagCTGGTGGACAgatggatgaagaggatggcaCAAGAAGCAGATGCTATGAACCTCGCCAACGAACCCATATTCGAAAAGGGTCGATAG
- a CDS encoding related to integral membrane protein PTH11 has protein sequence MDPQTSIEESAATMTNINLKAFNVEAFTLLGIALLVTVLRSCVRIRTVGCSSLWADDYLVILAAGIYAIETGLAYSVGNIAQGLANNSMTDEQRASLQPEDHEYQLRIIGSKIQIVLWATYSSLLWILKAAMCTFYYRLTKDLQGHRVRVIIGFGFIISSFVVVQMNLLLSCRPFDHWWQIFPDPGAFCHAAISPALIWTCLAFNLATDFYLIMIPMPMLWKAAMPWPQKVGLIALFSCGLFVTMAAILRVVLLVSDPINGPQLAASWAVRETFVAIMTTNIPMLFPTFKKWAVPIVERAGSSLSIYRTPPNTIVDSRLSGALSLGSLRKSRGSSRITCISPMSPTASETEAHMNSIGLIHTIPDSSIKKPKASKTTHKIAAMRLPRIDTSAPADPDPAYGRLSTRSDSSVVSWSETLVNSPQSEGTESLLSARVHHGYSKHV, from the exons ATGGATCCCCAGACGTCTATTGAAGAAAGTGCTGCAACAATGACAAATATCAATCTCAAAGCCTTCAATGTAGAGGCCTTCACGCTACTTGGCATTGCGTTGCTCGTCACCGTGTTGAGATCGTGTGTGCGGATCAGGACTGTGGGATGCAGCAGCCTCTGGGCAGATGATTATCTTGTCATTTTGGCCGCT GGAATCTACGCTATAGAAACAGGACTGGCATACTCGGTCGGGAATATTGCTCAAGGTCTGGCGAACAATTCGATGACGGACGAGCAACGAGCCTCTTTGCAACCAGAAGATCATGAATATCAGCTTCG TATCATTGGCTCAAAGATCCAAATCGTTCTATGGGCGACTTACTCATCCCTCCTCTGGATCCTCAAAGCAGCCATGTGCACTTTCTACTATCGACTTACCAAAGACCTTCAAGGCCACCGAGTTCGGGTTATCATCggctttggcttcatcatttcttcttttgttgttgtgcagatgaatcttcttctcagttGTCGCCCATTCGACCACTGGTGGCAGATCTTCCCTGACCCCGGAGCCTTCTGCCATGCTGCCATTTCGCCTGCTTTGATATGGACTTGTCTCGCTTTCAACTTGGCCACTGACTTTTACCTCATCATGATTCCTATGCCCATGCTTTGGAAGGCTGCTATGCCTTGGCCTCAAAAGGTCGGACTCATTGCTCTGTTCAGCTGTGGGTTATTTGTCACCATGGCCGCTATCCTTCGAGTTGTGCTGCTTGTATCT gatcCAATCAATGGCCCTCAACTCGCAGCTTCTTGGGCGGTTCGCGAGACCTTTGTcgccatcatgacaacaAACATCCCCATGCTATTCCCAACATTTAAGAAATGGGCTGTTCCCATTGTCGAAAGAGCTGGGTCCTCTCTGAGTATCTACAGAACTCCACCAAACACTATCGTGGATTCCAGGTTGTCTGGAGCTCTGTCTCTAGGCAGTTTGCGAAAGAGCCGAGGGTCATCTCGCATTACTTGCATTAGCCCAATGTCGCCTACTGCCAGTGAGACTGAAGCACACATGAACTCAATTGGCCTCATTCATACTATCCCTGACTCAAGCATCAAGAAGCCGAAAGCTTCCAAGACTACACACAAGATTGCGGCCATGCGTCTCCCACGCATCGACACCTCAGCCCCTGCTGATCCAGACCCTGCATATGGTCGACTGAGCACGAGAAGTGACAGTTCAGTTGTTTCCTGGTCAGAAACTCTGGTGAACTCGCCTCAATCTGAAGGAACAGAATCTTTGCTCTCAGCCCGTGTTCACCACGGATACAGCAAGCACGTTTAA
- a CDS encoding related to protein-lysine N-methyltransferase has protein sequence MRLFGGKNNKIKVDPPKIRIEKVVVDRPAQKPKPKSTSALSGSASRSSSSHRPSPKPQARQASHSPYPSSSDEKRLERKRKAPSVTRRSPASDRIEFDKDSDGEDDGWMTLDTKRQRKGAEDGSFVDPNRKLRSVRAFEDRMDSRSFIHAVDVASLEHKCVPVMGAQKEDVAIRLQYPSLQPREKYELVWGKDKIDAVEASIKVVRHVAETYLTEEEAEPFTNPNGGIIRRLEKASNRNIQDLMGFKAALREYNEKLRALVEDGVIAKNLDKMHELPQHLVAFILDQIYDRTVALKVELLSKYENGTDYVYGELLHPFISKILVEQTRMTSGQVFVDLGSGVGNVVLQAGLEIGCESWGCEMMENACNLAEEQKKEFDARCMLWGVRPGKVHLERGDFRKNLPIHEALKRADVVLVNNKAFTSQLNDDLVRMFLDLKSGCKIVSLKSFVAEKSNNHNINDVGSTILEVEECTYPEGYVSWTNAGGSYFISTRK, from the exons ATGCGTCTCTTCGGTGGAaagaacaacaagatcaaggtcgaccCTCCCAAGATCAGGATCGAAAAGGTTGTCGTCGACCGACCTGCCCAGAAGCCCAAGCCTAAATCCACTTCCGCACTCAGCGGCTCAGCATCacgctcctcctcttctcaccGTCCCTCGCCGAAACCACAGGCACGACAGGCTAGTCACTCGCCGTACCCCTCATCTTCCGACGAGAAGCGACTCGAGCGTAAGCGCAAGGCACCCTCCGTCACCCGTCGGTCACCAGCAAGCGACCGTATCGAGTTCGACAAAGACAGTGATGGCGAAGACGATGGGTGGATGACTCTCGATACCAAGAGACAACGCAAAGGCGCGGAAGACGGCAGCTTTGTTGACCCTAACCGCAAACTGAGAAGCGTAAGAGCTTTTGAGGATCGGATGGACAGTCGAAGCTTCATCCATGCCGTAGACGTGGCCTCGCTTGAGCACAAGTGTGTGCCTGTGATGGGCGCACAGAAAGAGGATGTGGCTATCCGACTACAATACCCCAGCTTACAACCTCGAGAAAA GTATGAGCTAGTATGGGgaaaagacaagatcgatgCCGTTGAAGCTAGCATCAAGGTAGTTCGCCACGTTGCTGAAACATACCTCACCGAAGAGGAAGCAGAGCCTTTCACAAATCCTAACGGTGGTATCATTCGAAGACTGGAAAAGGCCTCCAACCGGAACATCCAGGATTTGATGGGTTTCAAGGCAGCTCTGCGCGAATACAACGAAAAGCTTCGTGCTCTAGTCGAGGACGGTGTAATTGCCAAGAACCTCGATAAGATGCATGAACTTCCCCAGCACCTTGTGGCTTTCATTCTGGATCAAATTTATGACCGAACAGTGGCTCTCAAGGTGGAGCTTCTTTCAAAGTATGAGAACGGAACCGACTATGTCTATGGCGAACTACTCCACCCCTTCATTTCTAAGATCTTGGTAGAGCAGACACGAATGACCTCTGGTCAGGTCTTCGTCGATCTCGGCTCAGGTGTTGGTAATGTAGTTTTGCAAGCGGGCCTCGAGATTGGTTGTGAGAGTTGGGGTTgcgagatgatggagaatgCTTGCAATCTTGCCGAGGAGCAAAAGAAGGAGTTTGATGCCCGATGCATGCTCTGGGGAGTTCGACCTGGTAAGGTTCACCTGGAACGGGGCGATTTCCGCAAGAACTTGCCCATCCATGAGGCCCTCAAGCGGGCAGATGTTGTGCTTGTAAACAACAAGGCCTTCACCTCGCAGCTAAACGATGACTTGGTCCGTATGTTCCTGGATCTTAAGTCGGGCTGCAAGATTGTGTCGCTCAAATCCTTTGTCGCGGAAAAAAGCAACAACCACAACATCAACGACGTTGGCAGCACCATCCTGGAGGTGGAAGAGTGCACATACCCTGAGGGCTATGTGAGTTGGACTAATGCAGGAGGATCGTACTTCATTTCGACGCGTAAGTAG